One window of Myxocyprinus asiaticus isolate MX2 ecotype Aquarium Trade chromosome 6, UBuf_Myxa_2, whole genome shotgun sequence genomic DNA carries:
- the LOC127442074 gene encoding uncharacterized protein LOC127442074 isoform X2 codes for MALRWMLVLILLLDSTVSCSEDTLFVQTGGSVTLDIQTHELPEFDELVWINEKSENIFKYLKASKTGRPHSSYKNRVDFNNETFSLTLKNMQKTDSGVYEARASGELTTTVAKHIVSVMDAVEAPVLFVNICKFTCKGHNSTISFTYNSSYFQEEVRSSGNYNLSLYCSGDIIICNHSNPVSWKNDTKEVNESCTFNIDKRSSGQHSKPIYWLIPLLCILVVVAVVGYRCYTNKKDPQEGESTVYAEVTEDNKPQNPPDMREKSENPKTVYDTAGAQPDVTMETNLTMPNPDSMNQNAALTQSNPDKPVTVYCAIQKHPKPLMPETDHTIYSVVSKPSAGYESAH; via the exons ATGGCTTTAAGATGGATGCTTGTACTCATTCTTCTTTTAGACAGCACAG TGTCCTGCTCTGAAGACACGCTGTTTGTGCAGACAGGAGGTTCTGTTACACTGGATATACAAACACATGAGCTACCAGAGTTTGATGAATTAGTCTGGATAAATGAGAAATCAGAgaatatattcaaatatttaaaagcatCTAAAACAGGAAGACCTCACTCTTCCTACAAGAACAGAGTGGATTTCAATAATGAAACATTTTCTTTGACATTGAAGAACATGCAGAAGACAGACAGTGGGGTCTACGAAGCAAGAGCAAGTGGAGAATTAACCACAACTGTGGCGAAACACATAGTATCTGTTATGG ATGCCGTGGAAGCCCCTGTCCTATTTGTAAACATCTGTAAATTTACATGTAAAGGACATAATAGTACAATCAGCTTCACTTACAATAGCAGCTATTTTCAAGAGGAAGTGAGATCATCTGGAAACTACAATCTCAGCTTGTATTGCAGTGGTGACATTATCATCTGTAACCATAGCAACCCAGTTAGTTGGAAGAATGATACAAAGGAAGTTAATGAATCCTGCACTTTTAATATAG ACAAAAGAAGCAGTGGACAGCATTCTAAGCCTATCTATTGGTTGATTCCCCTTCTTTGCATATTGGTTGTTGTGGCAGTGGTCGGCTACCGTTGCTATACTAATAAAAAAG ATCCCCAAGAGGGTGAAAGTACAGTTTATGCAGAAGTTACG GAGGACAACAAGCCACAAAATCCACCGGATATGCGGGAGAAATCAGAGAATCCTAAGACTGTGTACGATACTGCAGGAGCGCAGCCTGATGTTACTATGGAAACCAACCTGACCATGCCCAATCCTGACTCTATGAATCAG AATGCAGCACTAACACAGAGCAACCCAGACAAACCAGTCACTGTCTACTGTGCCATTCAAAAGCACCCAAAACCCCTAATGCCTGAAACTGATCACACCATTTATTCAGTGGTCAGCAAACCCTCAGCCGGCTATGAATCGGCACACTAA
- the LOC127442074 gene encoding uncharacterized protein LOC127442074 isoform X1 yields the protein MVLLHFLTLHLRRITSFLKDGCTHCHLFSKMALRWMLVLILLLDSTVSCSEDTLFVQTGGSVTLDIQTHELPEFDELVWINEKSENIFKYLKASKTGRPHSSYKNRVDFNNETFSLTLKNMQKTDSGVYEARASGELTTTVAKHIVSVMDAVEAPVLFVNICKFTCKGHNSTISFTYNSSYFQEEVRSSGNYNLSLYCSGDIIICNHSNPVSWKNDTKEVNESCTFNIDKRSSGQHSKPIYWLIPLLCILVVVAVVGYRCYTNKKDPQEGESTVYAEVTEDNKPQNPPDMREKSENPKTVYDTAGAQPDVTMETNLTMPNPDSMNQNAALTQSNPDKPVTVYCAIQKHPKPLMPETDHTIYSVVSKPSAGYESAH from the exons ATGGTGCTGTTACATTTCTTAACATTACATCTCAGACGTATCACTTCCTTTTTGAAAGACGGATGTACACACTGCCATTTGTTTTCTAAGATGGCTTTAAGATGGATGCTCGTACTCATTCTTCTTTTAGACAGCACAG TGTCCTGCTCTGAAGACACGCTGTTTGTGCAGACAGGAGGTTCTGTTACACTGGATATACAAACACATGAGCTACCAGAGTTTGATGAATTAGTCTGGATAAATGAGAAATCAGAgaatatattcaaatatttaaaagcatCTAAAACAGGAAGACCTCACTCTTCCTACAAGAACAGAGTGGATTTCAATAATGAAACATTTTCTTTGACATTGAAGAACATGCAGAAGACAGACAGTGGGGTCTACGAAGCAAGAGCAAGTGGAGAATTAACCACAACTGTGGCGAAACACATAGTATCTGTTATGG ATGCCGTGGAAGCCCCTGTCCTATTTGTAAACATCTGTAAATTTACATGTAAAGGACATAATAGTACAATCAGCTTCACTTACAATAGCAGCTATTTTCAAGAGGAAGTGAGATCATCTGGAAACTACAATCTCAGCTTGTATTGCAGTGGTGACATTATCATCTGTAACCATAGCAACCCAGTTAGTTGGAAGAATGATACAAAGGAAGTTAATGAATCCTGCACTTTTAATATAG ACAAAAGAAGCAGTGGACAGCATTCTAAGCCTATCTATTGGTTGATTCCCCTTCTTTGCATATTGGTTGTTGTGGCAGTGGTCGGCTACCGTTGCTATACTAATAAAAAAG ATCCCCAAGAGGGTGAAAGTACAGTTTATGCAGAAGTTACG GAGGACAACAAGCCACAAAATCCACCGGATATGCGGGAGAAATCAGAGAATCCTAAGACTGTGTACGATACTGCAGGAGCGCAGCCTGATGTTACTATGGAAACCAACCTGACCATGCCCAATCCTGACTCTATGAATCAG AATGCAGCACTAACACAGAGCAACCCAGACAAACCAGTCACTGTCTACTGTGCCATTCAAAAGCACCCAAAACCCCTAATGCCTGAAACTGATCACACCATTTATTCAGTGGTCAGCAAACCCTCAGCCGGCTATGAATCGGCACACTAA
- the LOC127442074 gene encoding uncharacterized protein LOC127442074 isoform X3 codes for MQKTDSGVYEARASGELTTTVAKHIVSVMDAVEAPVLFVNICKFTCKGHNSTISFTYNSSYFQEEVRSSGNYNLSLYCSGDIIICNHSNPVSWKNDTKEVNESCTFNIDKRSSGQHSKPIYWLIPLLCILVVVAVVGYRCYTNKKDPQEGESTVYAEVTEDNKPQNPPDMREKSENPKTVYDTAGAQPDVTMETNLTMPNPDSMNQNAALTQSNPDKPVTVYCAIQKHPKPLMPETDHTIYSVVSKPSAGYESAH; via the exons ATGCAGAAGACAGACAGTGGGGTCTACGAAGCAAGAGCAAGTGGAGAATTAACCACAACTGTGGCGAAACACATAGTATCTGTTATGG ATGCCGTGGAAGCCCCTGTCCTATTTGTAAACATCTGTAAATTTACATGTAAAGGACATAATAGTACAATCAGCTTCACTTACAATAGCAGCTATTTTCAAGAGGAAGTGAGATCATCTGGAAACTACAATCTCAGCTTGTATTGCAGTGGTGACATTATCATCTGTAACCATAGCAACCCAGTTAGTTGGAAGAATGATACAAAGGAAGTTAATGAATCCTGCACTTTTAATATAG ACAAAAGAAGCAGTGGACAGCATTCTAAGCCTATCTATTGGTTGATTCCCCTTCTTTGCATATTGGTTGTTGTGGCAGTGGTCGGCTACCGTTGCTATACTAATAAAAAAG ATCCCCAAGAGGGTGAAAGTACAGTTTATGCAGAAGTTACG GAGGACAACAAGCCACAAAATCCACCGGATATGCGGGAGAAATCAGAGAATCCTAAGACTGTGTACGATACTGCAGGAGCGCAGCCTGATGTTACTATGGAAACCAACCTGACCATGCCCAATCCTGACTCTATGAATCAG AATGCAGCACTAACACAGAGCAACCCAGACAAACCAGTCACTGTCTACTGTGCCATTCAAAAGCACCCAAAACCCCTAATGCCTGAAACTGATCACACCATTTATTCAGTGGTCAGCAAACCCTCAGCCGGCTATGAATCGGCACACTAA